Genomic window (Streptosporangium brasiliense):
CGGCGCCCTCCGTGCCGGGCCCGGGGTCAGTGCTCGCCGCGGGCGGGGACGCCGAGGGCGGCGCAGGCGTCCCGGTAGAGGCGGACCACTTCCCTGCGGACCTGGGCGCGCTCGGTCAGCGTGGCGCTCCACGGGACCCGCACCGCGACGTCCTGACCGCCGACCACGGCGGCGAACTCGATCGCCTCCGCGTCAACCCCTGTCGTGGTCGCGCTGGTGGCCTCGGACTGCCCGCCGAGGCCCTTGCAGATCAGCAGCGCGTCATCGCGATGATCGTCGTTCATGTGCCGCTTGATGGCGTCGACCACTTCAGGGGTAAAAGGGGAATTCATGCGCTAAATCGTAGCTATTACCCCTCAGACGCGGAGCCGGCCACCTTCTTGAGCTCGGC
Coding sequences:
- a CDS encoding DUF2470 domain-containing protein, whose translation is MNSPFTPEVVDAIKRHMNDDHRDDALLICKGLGGQSEATSATTTGVDAEAIEFAAVVGGQDVAVRVPWSATLTERAQVRREVVRLYRDACAALGVPARGEH